From a region of the Fusarium verticillioides 7600 chromosome 9, whole genome shotgun sequence genome:
- a CDS encoding acetoacetate-CoA ligase, translating into MPVMSIDKLTPSAAAPPSDDNVLWRHLDPKSTHMWKFLEHVNKKHDLSLDGYPALYKWSIDEVAQFWEEVWHFAGVTASKPFEEVLPKNSPMYPRPDFFSGSRLNFAENLLFPATSPLPEPAAPAVITVTELPNSTVTTSWAELREAVRRCSNALRAAGLKTNDVVAGFVSNHVEALVAMLAAASVGAIWTGISPDNGVSAVLDRLNQIAPKVLFADNGTVYNGKEWSSVAKTTEIVAALKDKGLERVVVINNISSGGLGLAELEKHGVLAVDYTKMLESASEDPLKFEQLPPAHPLYVLYSSGTTGLPKAIVHTALGTLLQHKKEHLLHCSLDSSSRMLYYTTTSWMMWHWSIGALAVGSTIVVYSGSPFRPHGHLSLPRLLSDLKVTHFGTSAAYLTALEANNVYPVRDESIDLSNLQAIYSTASPLPPSTFKFVYEAFPKHINLGSITGGTDIISLFGAPCPLLPVRVGEIQCAGLGMAIRAVDSVTGEPIKADEPGDLVCIKPFLCQPLTFFGPSGEAKYQSAYFERFENICGVEGAVWHHGDFVKIPDPATGSLVMLGRSDGVLKPSGVRFGSAEIYNILTRFFASEVEDAVCVGRRRETDSDETVCLFVVMVPGHEFSDDLRLRIKSKIKSELSPRHVPGVVEECGGGVPKTGNGKKIEVAVKQILSGMNVKTNASVANPEALDWFKKWAETH; encoded by the exons ATGCCTGTCATGTCGATTGACAAGCTTACACCTTCTGCCGCGGCACCTCCTTCTGATGACAATGTCCTCTGGAGGCATTTGGATCCAAAGTCCACTCACATGTGGAAGTTTCTTGAGCACGTGAACAAGAAGCATGATTTAAGTCTCGATGGTTATCCAGCACTATACAAGTGGTCTATCGACGAAGTTGCTCAGTTCTGGGAGGAAGTTTGGCATTTTGCTGGGGTTACGGCTTCAAAGCCTTTTGAAGAG GTCCTTCCTAAAAATTCTCCTATGTATCCCCGaccagacttcttctcgggcTCACGTCTTAACTTCGCCGAGAACCTCCTCTTTCCCGCAACCTCTCCACTTCCCGAGCCCGCTGCTCCAGCCGTTATCACTGTTACCGAGTTGCCAAACTCCACAGTGACTACTTCATGGGCTGAGTTGCGTGAGGCAGTCCGTCGTTGTTCTAATGCCCTGCGTGCAGCTGGGCTTAAGACTAATGATGTTGTTGCGGGTTTCGTCTCAAATCATGTTGAAGCTCTGGTTGCTATGCTTGCCGCCGCCTCAGTCGGCGCCATTTGGACTGGCATAAGTCCTGATAACGGTGTCTCAGCTGTGCTGGACCGTCTGAACCAGATTGCGCCCAAGGTGCTATTTGCCGATAATGGTACAGTCTACAACGGCAAGGAGTGGTCTAGCGTAGCAAAGACGACCGAGATTGTTGCTGCGTTGAAGGACAAGGGGCTTGAGAGAGTAGTTGTGATTAACAACATCAGCTCTGGTGGACTTGGCCTCGcggagcttgagaagcatggcgTGTTGGCTGTTGATTACACCAAGATGCTTGAGTCTGCTTCTGAAGACCCTCTGAAGTTTGAGCAGCTTCCTCCAGCTCATCCCCTCTACGTTCTCTACTCCAGTGGCACAACTGGCCTCCCCAAGGCCATTGTCCATACAGCTCTAGGCACGCTTCTGCAGCACAAGAaggagcatcttcttcactgCTCACTCGACTCCTCATCTCGGATGCTCTACTATACGACCACGTCCTGGATGATGTGGCACTGGAGCATCGGAGCTCTTGCCGTTGGCTCTACCATCGTCGTCTACTCTGGCTCTCCTTTCCGCCCCCATGGTCATCTCTCACTCCCACGTCTCCTCTctgacctcaaggtcacTCACTTCGGAACCTCAGCCGCCTACCTGACTGCGCTAGAGGCCAATAACGTTTATCCTGTCCGTGATGAGTCGATTGATCTTTCAAACCTGCAGGCTATTTACTCCACTGCTTCACCTCTCCCCCCATCGACCTTCAAGTTTGTCTATGAAGCCTTCCCCAAGCATATCAACCTCGGCTCGATTACCGGCGGAACAGACATCATCTCACTATTCGGGGCGCCTTGCCCACTACTCCCTGTTCGCGTTGGCGAGATCCAGTgtgctggtcttggtatggcTATCCGCGCTGTGGACTCTGTCACAGGCGAGCCCATCAAGGCCGACGAGCCAGGTGATCTTGTCTGTATCAAGCCTTTCCTTTGCCAACCTCTGACCTTTTTCGGTCCTAGCGGTGAGGCCAAGTATCAATCGGCTTACTTTGAGAGGTTCGAAAACATCTGCGGCGTTGAGGGCGCAGTATGGCATCACGGAGATTTCGTCAAGATTCCTGACCCTGCAACCGGCAGTCTCGTCATGCTTGGACGCTCAGATGGTGTGCTAAAACCATCAGGGGTGAGATTCGGCTCTGCCGAGATCTACAACATTCTCACACGCTTCTTCGCctctgaagttgaggatgcAGTTTGCGTTGGGCGTAGACGAGAGACAGACTCAGACGAGACTGTATGTCTCTTTGTGGTGATGGTACCTGGACATGAATTCAGCGATGACCTGCGCCTAAggatcaagtccaagatcaAGTCTGAGCTGAGCCCTCGACATGTGCCTGGCGTCGTGGAGGAGTGTGGAGGCGGCGTCCCCAAGACTGGCAATGGAAAGAA GATTGAGGTCGCAGTGAAACAGATCCTTTCTGGTATGAATGTCAAGACCAATGCCAGTGTTGCAAACCCCGAAGCATTAGATTGGTTCAAGAAGTGGGCAGAAACTCACTAA
- a CDS encoding N-acetylglucosaminylphosphatidylinositol deacetylase: MNVLHIFAGLAVVVPGIYMFTASTAQSPIKNKRVCLLIAHPDDEAMFFSPTVLALTRPENGNHVKILCLSTGDADGLGEVRKKELVKSGLTLGLQSEDDVFVVDNPTDFPDSMTRMWDKNLIARLLGSTFAPKFGQERKNNMKPTANIDILITFDSNGVSSHPNHISLYLGARSFIQALTTASEWPSPVDLYTLSTVGIVRKYSAFMDFVPTLLSSIGVKDQDKERPESLVFMNQLVGRGAYGTAWSAMTQAHRSQMVWFRYGWITLSRYMVINDLRLEKVKPQ; encoded by the exons ATGAACGTTCTTCACATCTTCGCCGGCCTCGCCGTTGTGGTGCCAGGCATCTACATGTTCACAGCCAGCACTGCCCAATCgcccatcaagaacaagcgaGTTTGTCTCCTGATTGCGCATCCCGACGACGAAGCCATGTTCTTCTCCCCGACCGTCCTCGCCCTCACGCGACCCGAGAACGGAAACCACGTCAAGATTCTATGCCTAAGCACTG GAGATGCCGACGGATTAGGAGAAGTTCGCAAGAAGGAGCTGGTCAAGAGCGGCCTGACGCTAGGACTACAGAGCGAGGACGATGTTTTTGTGGTCGACAACCC CACCGATTTTCCCGACTCCATGACGAGAATGTGGGACAAGAACCTGATCGCTCGTCTGCTGGGAAGCACGTTTGCGCCCAAATTTGGTCAGGAGCGTAAGAACAATATGAAGCCCACTGCCAACATTGACATCCTCATTACATTTGACAGCAATGGCGTGTCTTCTCATCCCAACCATATCTCTCTCTACCTGGGTGCCAGATCCTTCATCCAGGCCCTTACCACCGCGTCCGAGTGGCCGAGCCCCGTCGATCTATATACCCTTTCCACCGTAGGCATCGTGCGCAAGTACTCCGCCTTTATGGACTTTGTTCCCACGCTACTCTCATCCATTGGTGTCAAGGATCAGGATAAGGAGCGACCCGAAAGTCTGGTATTCATGAACCAGCTCGTTGGTCGTGGTGCCTATGGCACTGCTTGGAGCGCCATGACGCAAGCGCACAGAAGCCAGATGGTCTGGTTCCGCTATGGCTGGATCACTCTCAGCCGGTATATGGTCATCAATGATCTACGTCTTGAAAAGGTTAAGCCACAGTAA
- a CDS encoding hypothetical protein (At least one base has a quality score < 10), translating to MPPPKDFHQRQGHAVLLVRTQFSKPRASSQASCGDVSASFESLLSRGQKGNLVAVLCRDVDEPQSEPESAPQTQPQTQPKQEPEPEKTQPLATTTTSASSTKVLKNILIETGHTTRDDKSDDSLDGPPLSSVDEDLATKSTVLAIDTDQPTGSLPMPVPPSMMTSVTKPSAASQTAASASEEPTPTPTTAGGSVHTPSFGFMCASLAMSAIMYMVVN from the coding sequence ATGCCACCCCCCAAAGACTTTCACCAACGGCAAGGGCATGCAGTGCTGCTTGTTAGGACTCAGTTCAGCAAGCCCAGGGCTTCATCACAAGCATCATGTGGTGACGTCTCTGCCAGCTTTGAATCACTTCTAAGCCGTGGTCAAAAGGGCAATCTTGTCGCGGTTCTCTGtcgagatgttgatgagcctcAATCGGAACCCGAGTCTGCACCTCAGACTCAGCCTCAGACTCAACCCAAACAGGAGCCCGAGCCTGAGAAAACCCAGCCCCTAGCTACAACAACGAcctctgcttcttctaccaaggtcttgaagaatATCTTAATTGAGACTGGCCACACTACTCGAGACGACAAGTCAGACGATAGTCTAGATGGACCACCCCTGTCTTCAGTGGACGAAGACCTTGCCACCAAGAGCACAGTTCTTGCAATCGACACAGACCAGCCAACTGGCTCTCTTCCCATGCCTGTTCCTCCTAGCATGATGACCTCTGTGACAAAGCCGAGTGCTGCTAGCCAAACAGCGGCGTCTGCCAGCGAGGAACCGACTCCTACGCCCACAACGGCTGGTGGTTCTGTTCATACCCCTAGCTTTGGGTTCATGTGTGCGTCTTTGGCCATGTCTGCTATTATGTACATGGTCGTCAACTAG
- a CDS encoding carboxypeptidase D gives MRFSSISTALLGLIGSVSAFGGIAPGSRQFRTLERHGLTVFKHAATNSKLEYVTNSGICETTPGVGQYSGYLSIGKNHSMWFWFFEARHNAEKAPLAIWLNGGPGCSSMIGLFTEHGPCHFVNNDTEPSLNPHSWNEYANMLYIDQPIGTGFSVGTEDVNSTAQAAPYIWKFMQVFLDRFPKYKSREFGLFTQSYGGHYGPEFADYFLKKNDQIEKGNAEGHKIDMVALGINNGWIDPKRQFKSYATYANRNPYKQILNNKLLTRFIDAYDKYCLPVINNCTQLEGQDDECAEADDACNTQMYTNLEIAGRTDFNVYDVRIGRDDVDPPETFLEYLTRAEVMDAIGANTRFAECSDTVYANMATTGDGARSYVGPLADVVKRGINTLLWAGDTDWICNWEGVLWASYALEWPGQKKFVAAPFSNYTVNGTAHGRYKTVGNLSFLKVWEAGHSVPYYQPKTALQVFKQVMQKKPIKAT, from the exons ATGCGCTTCTCGTCTATCTCGACAGCTCTTCTAGGCCTCATCGGATCAGTCAGTGCTTTCGGTGGTATAGCTCCTGGTAGTAGACAATTCAGAACCTTGGAGCGCCATGGCCTCACTGTCTTCAAACATGCCGCTACCAATTCGAAGCTTGAGTATGTGACCAATTCAGGAATCTGCGAGACGACGCCTGGTGTTGGCCAATACTCCGGGTACTTGTCTATTG GGAAAAACCATAGCATGTGGTTTTGGTTCTTCGAGGCTCGTCACAACGCTGAGAAGGCCCCCCTCGCTATCTGGCTCAACGGCGGTCCTGGGTGTTCCTCAATGATAGGCCTCTTCACAGAGCATGGGCCTTGTCACTTTGTCAATAACGACACTGAACCGTCTCTCAACCCTCATTCCTGGAACGAGTACGCGAACATGCTCTACATCGATCAGCCAATCGGTACTGGCTTCAGTGTTGGAACCGAAGACGTCAACTCTACAGCACAAGCTGCCCCTTATATCTGGAAATTCATGCAAGTCTTCCTGGACCGATTTCCCAAGTACAAATCCAGAGAGTTTGGTCTCTTTACACAGTCCTACGGTGGACACTACGGCCCTGAATTCGCCGATtacttcctcaagaagaatGACCAAATTGAAAAGGGTAATGCTGAAGGCCACAAGATCGATATGGTAGCGCTGGGCATCAACAACGGCTGGATCGATCCGAAGCGGCAGTTCAAATCCTACGCAACATATGCCAACCGCAACCCCTACAAGCAGATTCTTAACAACAAACTTCTCACTCGTTTCATCGACGCCTATGATAAGTACTGTCTGCCCGTCATCAACAACTGCACCCAACTCGAgggtcaagatgatgaatgcgcagaggctgatgatgcaTGCAACACCCAAATGTACACCAACCTCGAGATTGCAGGCAGAACCGACTTCAACGTCTACGATGTGCGTATCGGCAGGGATGATGTTGACCCGCCAGAGACGTTCCTTGAGTATCTCACGCGGGCCGAGGTTATGGATGCAATTGGAGCCAACACCCGTTTCGCCGAGTGCAGTGACACAGTTTATGCAAATATGGCGACGACGGGAGACG GTGCGCGTTCATATGTCGGGCCTTTGGCAGACGTTGTGAAGCGTGGCATCAACACGCTTCTGTGGGCTGGAGATACTG ATTGGATCTGCAACTGGGAGGGTGTCCTTTGGGCATCTTATGCGCTCGAGTGGCCCggccagaagaagtttgTGGCAGCGCCCTTCAGCAATTACACGGTCAACGGCACAGCCCATGGCCGATACAAGACGGTGGGGAATCTGTCCTTCCTCAAGGTTTGGGAGGCCGGACATTCAGTGCCATATTATC AACCTAAGACTGCACTGCAAGTGTTTAAACAAGTTATGCAGAAAAAGCCAATCAAGGCAACCTGA
- a CDS encoding CPA1 family monovalent cation:H+ antiporter, protein MAWSHLDITKPHLVYIILGGFTSLFMLCSSFIKERMYIGEATVATLCGVIFGPHAANLINPQEWGSTDIVTVEFSRIVLVVQCFAVGVELPKFYMERHWKSVVFLLVPVMTFGWLIVSLFIFWMIPALDWLDSLVVAACVTATDPVLASSVVGKGKFAKRVPKHLRDLLSAESGCNDGMAFPFIYLSLYLIQYKRDAQDVSFHFVVYVLLYECIFGAIYGFAIGYIARHGIKFAEKRDLIDRESFLVFYFVVALWCAGSGSILGMDDLLVGFAAGVGFSNDGWFGEKTEESHVSNVIDLLLNLTYFVYFGTIIPWSQFNDGRFGMMAWRLVVIAIFVLFFRRIPIMLALKPFIPDVKTWREALFAGHFGPIGVGAIFVAILARAELEHDEPVPLAEMPPENTEHYELIYLVWPIVCFMVVTSILVHGSSIAVFTLGKRINTLSLTMSYTAAPEDGPSWMNRLPRISSQSRSQARSFSEASIDEEKGPQLPPDALVPPNGPYSHLLRRQRDQGGSRSSSVVSRKRKYKNWEDNGPGGPIAQSAIFPQRQSSTPLSPTEQSEQEESPSQGNTESTLAADDSSKEKDTDKIEKVEDSPIGSSGQKTPPKPVNVFEEGHDLIFENKDGDVLDVEPAPDSHRQDEDHVPITAVKPGHDKLWTISGFRKRVGEVYNTEIEKRKEKGQDRRHEPARAYQFGNTIIVEDEDGEVVKTYELPTTKGENSEAGPSTTPAEKAAAKPGWTNFGGVFGGNSSNEQTRKKSIAENQAADDKAIRFTIGGVGQRMTKEDFIREVQKLDSRTRKEVVEQSSASQAVKKVAKQDLPPETAVKAAKAAEHHSSGKAKATEAPAASPSRHAGPSSPSKPSEEQGETAVERKRRLAVLSAQGDDEREEETGETPAERRRREAALGVGNAGDDSDDDEGTERVPPSRRGITFADSTRPSRGRAPR, encoded by the exons ATGGCGTGGAGTCAccttgacatcaccaagcCGCACTTGGTGTACATTATCCTCGGCGGCTTCACTTCCCTTTTCATGCTCTGCTCGTCCTTTATCAAGGAGCGCATGTACATTGGTGAAGCCACAGTCGCTACCCTTTGTGGCGTAATCTTCGGTCCTCATGCAGCCAATTTGATTAATCCCCAGGAATGGGGTTCGACCGATATCGTTACCGTCGAGTTCTCCCGAAttgttcttgttgtccaATGTTTCGCCGTCGGTGTCGAATTGCCCAAGTTCTACATGGAGCGCCATTGGAAGTCTgttgtctttcttttggTCCCAGTAATGACGTTCGGCTGGCTTATTGTCAGTTTgttcatcttctggatgaTCCCTGCACTGGATTGGCTCGATAGTCTTGTTGTGGCTGCGTGTGTTACTGCTACTGATCCTGTCCTGGCATCGTCTGTGGTAGGAAAGGGCAAGTTTGCAAAGCGAGTCCCTAAGCATCTTCGAGATTTGCTGTCCGCCGAGTCTGGGTGTAACGACGGAATGGCATTCCCCTTCATTTATCTGTCTTTGTACCTTATTCAGTACAAGCGAGATGCACAGGATGTGAGCTTCCATTTCGTTGTGTATGTTCTTCTCTACGAGTGCATCTTCGGCGCCATCTATGGTTTTGCCATTGGTTACATCGCTCGCCATGGTATCAAGTTCGCTGAGAAGCGCGACCTCATCGATCGAGAAAGTTTCCTCGTTTTCTACTTCGTTGTTGCGTTGTGGTGTGCCGGCTCTGGTAGTATCCTGGGCATGGACGATTTGCTTGTCGGTTTCGCAGCAGGAGTTGGTTTCTCCAACGACGGTTGGTTCGGCGAGAAGACTGAAGAGTCTCATGTTTCCAACGTTATCGATCTTTTGCTTAACTTGACTTACTTCGTCTACTTTGGAACCATCATCCCGTGGTCGCAATTCAACGATGGTCGATTTGGCATGATGGCCTGGCGTCTTGTGGTCATCGCCATTTTTGTCCTTTTCTTTCGCCGGATCCCTATCATGCTGGCCCTCAAACCGTTTATACCAGACGTCAAAACATGGCGTGAAGCATTGTTCGCTGGTCATTTCGGCCCAATCGGCGTGGGCGCGATCTTCGTTGCGATCTTGGCACGAGCTGAATTGGAGCATGACGAGCCGGTACCTTTGGCGGAGATGCCGCCCGAGAATACTGAACATTATGAGCTCATATATCTCGTGTGGCCGATAGTGTGCTTCATGGTTGTCACATCAATTCTTGTCCATGGCTCCTCAATTGCCGTCTTTACCCTTGGAAAGCGTATCAACACCTTGAGTTTGACCATGTCTTACACAGCTGCGCCCGAAGATGGACCTTCTTGGATGAACCGACTACCCCGAATCTCTTCTCAATCCAGATCTCAAGCCAGATCCTTCTCTGAGGCATCcatcgacgaagagaagGGACCTCAGCTCCCTCCCGATGCACTGGTTCCTCCCAATGGGCCTTACAGTCATCTTTTACGCAGACAGCGAGACCAAGGTGGCAGCCGCTCATCATCGGTTGTGTCGCGAAAGCGCAAGTATAAGAACTGGGAAGACAATGGCCCCGGAGGACCCATCGCTCAGTCTGCTATCTTCCCCCAGCGACAATCGTCTACGCCTTTATCCCCTACTGAACAGTCCGAGCAAGAGGAGTCACCTTCGCAAGGCAACACTGAATCAACTCTGGCGGCCGATGATAGCtccaaggagaaggataccgacaagattgagaaggTAGAAGATAGCCCCATCGGTAGCAGCGGCCAGAAGACACCCCCCAAGCCTGTGAACGTATTCGAGGAGGGGCACGATTTGATATTTGAGAACAAGGACGGAGacgttcttgatgtcgagcCTGCTCCCGATTCTCACAGACAAGACGAAGACCATGTGCCCATCACAGCCGTTAAGCCTGGCCACGACAAGCTATGGACTATCTCTGGTTTTAGGAAGAGGGTGGGTGAAGTCTACAATACTGAAATCGAGAAGCGTAAGGAAAAgggccaagatcgacgacaCGAACCTGCCAGAGCCTACCAATTTGGAAACACG ATTATTGTCGAAGACGAGGACGGTGAAGTCGTTAAAACTTATGAACTGCCCACCACCAAGGGTGAGAACTCAGAAGCCGGTCCCAGCACCACACCCGCCGAGAAGGCAGCAGCCAAACCTGGATGGACCAATTTTGGAGGCGTGTTCGGAGGCAACAGCTCCAATGAACAGACTAGGAAGAAGTCTATTGCGGAGAACCAAGCAGCCGATGACAAGGCCATTCGATTCACGATTGGCGGTGTTGGTCAACGCATGACTAAGGAGGACTTCATCCGTGAAGTACAGAAGCTGGATTCACGAACAAGAAAGGAGGTTGTAGAGCAATCATCTGCCTCGcaagctgtcaagaaggttgcCAAACAGGACCTGCCACCCGAAACTGCAGTCAAGgcagccaaggctgctgagcatcaCTCTAGCGGAAAGGCGAAGGCAACGGAGGCCCCAGCTGCGTCTCCCTCCCGGCATGCAGGCCCTTCGAGCCCATCCAAGCCATCCGAGGAGCAAGGTGAGACAGCTGTTGAGCGCAAACGCCGTCTCGCCGTTCTATCAGCTCAAGGGGACGATGAGcgtgaggaagagactggcGAGACACCAGCggaaaggaggaggagagaggctGCTCTGGGTGTAGGCAACGCAGGTGATGAcagtgatgacgacgagggcACCGAGAGAGTGCCACCAAGCCGACGAGGTATCACGTTTGCTGATTCGACACGGCCCAGCAGGGGAAGAGCTCCGAGGTAG